In the genome of Ictalurus punctatus breed USDA103 chromosome 3, Coco_2.0, whole genome shotgun sequence, the window CTGGAGTAtcaaactactttttttttttttacaacagtaAGTACATTGTGTATCCACACTGTACATAATTGCATATATGCTTCATGGCCTCCACCTTCCAACAGTGTGACTGCCAAAATGGAAAAGGACTCAGGAAGTTCATGGGGCTGAGAGCCACTGCTATTAAGTATCTGGCATGACTGGCATGATGTGTTTACATATCAACACATTTGaacaacacatgcacacagttaTTTATCCCCCAAACGCTAATATATGTTGACATCCCTGACCATATGTCGGTTCGTCCATTTGTTTCACCTTCTCAATCTCCAGTCATTCCTTCATAACCACCACATTCCAGAGTTTCCCTCCCCCTTCAGCCCAACATCATCACCTCTCTCCTGATGAACCCTGAGATTGGATACTTGTCTACTGACAAGCAGCTTTTCATgtgagtttgtttttaaatgtgtgttaatgttCCACAGCGCTGAAGGACTCTAAAGACAATTGTTTTAATCCTGCAATTACGATCATGTTAATTCAAAGCATAAGTCTTCCTTCATGTCCGAGCTTCAGCACTGACCTCACACTGCCTAAAATGTGACTAGTTTCCATTGGCTTTATACACATAATTGAGttctaaaatgaaaatgcatgtAAAACGTTTGAGTTTTGCTTCAGACAGCTCAATTTTATTATGTTAGAATTTCTGATATAAAAatagtttcattttaaaaatgttgttggatTGTGTTGGGTTGTTCTCCATGTTTCTTTCATATATATCAATTGCCTGATAAAGGTGACAAAAACAATATGGACAAAATCTGCACACAAAACAAAGCTTAATGTTTCTTAGCTTCTTATCATTCTAATCTCCACACTCAAAgctgactatatatatatatatatatatatacacacacaccacacacacacacaaacacatacatatattacGCTGCCTTTAGTTCATCATACAGTTAAATTTGTTGTGCTGCATCGAATTTTCTTGGACTGGCAGCCAGTCATGTGGTTTTAGCACATATTGTTAAACTGGGAAATTTAAATGCAATAAACATGTGGTTAACTTGATTATCAGGATTATTATTAGGATCCTTTCCACCTCCTGGTCATGACAATTATACTCTTGATATATTTGCAATATAGATGTTTATTTCCATCTTTGCTTACTTCAATTGTACATGATCATATCATCCTACCTATGTGTTAAAGTATGTGATGAGTATGTCATAAAGAGAGAACACAATTTTGGCCAGAATTTGGTTTTGGCAGCTTGACAGAATTCACACACAGTGACATTTGCACTGCATacatgataaaataaataacaggtCCCAGCCTATGCTATCTGATAGTCCTTtaagtgtattgtgtgttgttgAACATTTGAATGTGATTACTAATGACAGTAACTTACGTAATGCCAACTGTTCCCTGACTGCCTGTGCACTtactaaatgaaacatttagcAGAAACAAAGGATCTGAGCTTTAATATGTAATACTTGATCAATATACACGACTGCATGAGAATCCCACTATCCTTTTTAGTATGGCTAGTGAACTACACCCACTCATTCCTTTAAATTTATAGCAGATATTATACTGCtctctcaactctctctctcaaagagagagagagagagagagagagagagagagagagagacagtgtgctCCTGATTGGTCTCTCTTTGTGCTAACTAACCTATCAGTTTACTCGGTAGGCGGGCTTTGCaatctacctctctctctctctctacctctctctctctctctctctctctctgtgtgtgtgtgtgtgtgtgtgtgtgtgtgttaaattgcattttaattgcattcaaatgtgtgtgtactttCAAATACTCATGTATCTGTGCATTATGTAAGCATGCTGGCGAGTATTTGAACATGTTCAAGCTCCATTAGTTGCCTGGTTGTAATCTGCCAGCTGCAGCCTTGCCAATTCACAACAGTAATAATCCTAAATATGCAGAGATTCAGCCAGGAGGTCACACTCAGTCACTGCCAAAACAGAGGCTCAGTCCATCCTATTACAGCTTAAATCTATTTTTATCagataagacaaaataataaataaagaattgcGGGTGGTTTTCATGGACAAGTAAGACAGTGAATTAGATTTGGAACAATTAAAAAGTAGAAGAGGAGTAGAATATTAACAAAAGACGAATaacctaaataaataatgtatctATTAAATATTAGACAGAGtcttatttaacaaacaaaacacaagacaTTATATAGTGCCACATATATTAGACCATTTGTCATCTCagaaatatgatttttaaaattttaaactcCTGGTAACTATTATTTAAACCTTTCAATTTAAATTCTTTATGGATGGTAGTTACTGTTTGGGAAATGCATCATATGAGCTCAGTTTGTGATTTCATGAAATACCAAAACTTGCATGCAAAACTAGCCAGTAATTTTGCTCCAATCATTTTGATTAGTTTGGTATATTTTAAAGTTTTTCTCAATTTAGCACTAGTTATGACTTTTGAAAAACAGCACCAAACCCCTATTGCATCTGTTGATTAACAAAATTAATTAGACACAAATgttgaaaacagacaaaaatattaaacagtgATTAAACAAATTAACTAATAATTGCATagatcccccccaccccaccccccaagtGGGAGCTAACACCATTTTAAACCTCATTAATACACTTATTATATTGTGGACCTTTTCATACTGTGCCTATACTATTCCCAAAATAGCCCCACAGCATTGTACACCCtacaccatgcttcactgatGGAATGCAGGGGGTTTGTTCGTGATATCCAGGTTTGCATGAGCATAATATccaaaaaatctttatttatttttattcatttatttatttatttatttactttttccaaTCTTGTGAGCTTGGAAAAAATCTTTTGAAAGAGCCATTTAACAACAATCTATTCTGTATTCTGAATAGCAGGaagtatttttatatatgtaaagATAAGTAGAACTAGTAAACTATAATTAATTTCAATTCAATGctatttaagtgttttatttgaatgttaCTGTCAGGTTTTCCACATAATGAAGgttagagagagaaatagtttgcAGGTTTTGTATGCTAGCAAAAATCacttgtctgcctctctctctttattaaaagcgcttatctgcacttgcatccgtcctaaccagGGAGAGATACTTTGTATATTTCGTATATCACTAATTGGATAATTGGATGTGACAGATCTAGGTCAAAAGTCATCATCAAATATAATTATGTTGACGGGTGAAAGGTCATCACCAACTGTCATTTTCTTAACAGTTGTCGTTAAcggtcatcatcatcaaaccTAATTATGTTGAGAGTTGTATATCAAAGATAATGTTATATACATTCTGCacttatggtctgcacttagaTCAATCAATCCTAATTATGTTGAGAGAATCACTCCAAAGATAATATTACATATGATCTACACTTATGTCATTAAAGGTTATTAGCAACCGTCATTATCTTAACAGATGAAAGTTAAAAATGGATAATGTTTTATGTAATAAAggtttgttttaatctgttgcgtcccccccccctccacacacacacacacacacacacacacacacacacacgcgcgcacacacacacacacacacacacacgcatacacacacccacagagaAGATAaccactgaccaatcagaacaaaagaaattaaaacGCTAcatccagtaggtggcggtaaatCAAtgagaattatttttattttattttatttttttttacaagtaaaaatataaaaataaaatctataaagtTCTGTAATATATTCAGCCAGGTGAATGTGGTACTTCCAGGTTTATTATAATATCAATGTCATTATAATATACTATGTTTGATGTTGGGCAACTTAAACACTAATGATGAAATCATGCAGTGATGTAGTTTGAGGCCACAGCTTAGTGACGTAAAGCAGAGGGTTTATTTCACAGGCTTCTCTCCGATAAATAAAAAggacagcaataataataataataataataataataataataataataaaacaatggccatcaaaaataagtaaataaataaataagctaataaataaataagagaagcTGCTGTTGATTCTGAGATCCTTCACTATGAGCTGATTCTAAGAATGCTGGAATTCCGTGATGCTGGAATTCTAGAGATTCGGGTCTTTATAAAACAGCCCTGTGTGAACGCTCATCATCATCACGGCCTTTTACAAAGAAAATTACAGATCTGATATgagttttgagagagagaggagtgcaGCCCTGACAATGTGCAGTGTGCTGAACGACATACGGTTGGAGGAGGAGCTATGCGACGCGGTCCTCAGAGTGGACGAGGTGGAATTCAACGTCCACAAGACCGTCCTCTGTGCGCACAGCCCATATTTCAGGTAAAAGCAAGAAAACCCCAATCACATTTATTCGTAAAAGTGTTAGCTAATGGGAAAAACTATACAGCAGATGAGCGAAGGGTGAAATGATGTGACTAAAAAGAGAAAActgagtaataaaaaaaaaacgatataATACAGCAGCTAATAAGTagagtaaaataaaaccagttCATAACTAGACAGGAAACTCAGTAAAACTTTCACATCACCACCATAGCAACTCGTGATGCACTGAGATTACAATAATTCACTGACGTACAGTGTTTGTAAATACACAGATCCTCTTTAGTTGGTCGCTAATACCCTCATCGACACCATCGTACATCATCTCGTGTTTGCACTGTACCTGAGCGAACACACTTGATCGGCTACTCTGATTGACAGGCCAGAGACACGCCCTCTATTTAAACTCTCTAAAAATACAGCTttcacatcaccatcatcatcatcatcaggattCCAATTCGTGATTTCCAGACTATAGAGCAAACTGTTGTTCCTAATATGTTTCCTCTTCCTGATATTCCAGAACCCTGTTCATGACAGGGAGCAGCTCAGATCAGAAGGTGTACACCATGACGAATGTATCTCCAGACATTATGGCGATTAT includes:
- the LOC108262804 gene encoding kelch-like protein 10, which gives rise to MSFERERSAALTMCSVLNDIRLEEELCDAVLRVDEVEFNVHKTVLCAHSPYFRTLFMTGSSSDQKVYTMTNVSPDIMAIIIHYIYTQEIRVTTDNVQAVLVMADYLLMRDLVRDCYDFLNAHLSPENRFRIWQDADVHLYREL